From the genome of Nicotiana sylvestris chromosome 1, ASM39365v2, whole genome shotgun sequence:
gattatttaattatggtgggggacaagacgtaatgataaaagcaaaaaagaaaaggtggataatgatgtcttcttttcaaaaagagggaacaagggggcccactttgactacttttcaaaaagagggaacatgggggcccactttgactacttttcaaaaagagggaacacggagggcccacgttgactacttttactaaagtaaaagtgtgggtaataataaaagttaaaggaGAAAGAGGTAAAAGGGGGTCTTGCTTTGTATATAAGGGGGGATGaggggatggaatttgggaaggagattttggaagaattttgagagatagaaattggagaaatttcaaaactaaaggagagaacaaaaactgaaaaaaatcttctactttccttcattgtttgaaatcagcattaattgttgttgtttcatcgaagcttgaagcttcttttttgggattactactccaccagtttgcaaactctgttcctgggttgttactgttgctgggctgttgttgctctgctgtattgttactactgctgctgattctcatcttcatcttcttttgtttccaataccaggtacacgactgtaatactagctattacaagataataatgtggaagcatgaatacatatgaagaatgaaattttgaagttttgatttcgctttttctttcttccttttattgattgtatttaggctatttcatgtattactgaataataattggaataagagaaaataacataagttagtctttaatgaatcggctcgGCAAAACGAGTTAactcactagttatgaaggttttaagattatcaacagtaggttaatcgtaaacaagtagctaaatttagctaaggcatgaatttgaagtaaatttcgtgaattaggcattaaggcatgatttgagttcaaacaagattagaagaacatttaagtttaataaactttctaataagctttagtaattatggttaaatctagtttcaaatggttatgaataattaatctcaatagttttttataacaatgcgagttttaatctagctatatttgattcttttgaatattagttgtcgaattttatttttatttataatttcgattttttttttgtaaaattccttttcatcaatatttgtattaatctagcaattagtatgccattctttcttaaataaaaaaaaaggctcgtaattaattaggatgttctttctttattttagagactaattttaatagaaaaaatatcgTCGCtataggatttgtccatttaaaataaatgagatgagcctcgcctagtaaaatgtatagattaCGGGGCCTTCACAAATGTAtgcattaattacttagaacatcggagttggccgtctagAGAAATTTTACGGCatttcccaaaacaacaatacgctagtcgctctaggcgcgtctttaacaaattattttcttaaatatgggtgtgcatttatgtaacccaaatccaaatctcaacggagtcgaaatgtgtcgataaccatggatgcattgattgcgacgtggtctgaaatacgttttcacaatgttgcaattctctgtaaaataataataatgacaaaaacggttaagagttaaaatttgcacatgagctcataattgtataaaatcagataaacatgctgaatatgacagttgagcgaccgtgctagaaccacggaactcgggaatgcctaacaccttctcccaagttaacagaattccttatccggatttctggttcgcggactgtaatacagggtcattcttttcctcgattcgggattaagttggtgacttaggacaccctaaatctcccaagtggcgactctgaaataaacaaacaaatcccgtttcgattgtcctttaattggaaaaaactccttcaccactcgcgggggcggaaaaaggaggtgtgacacatgatatatactcatcactgataatggtttaaaactggaaaaagttaagtaattagaataatttggcttgcctagctttcaccagtaggcgccatcacggctctcgagggtgaaaaatccgggtcgtgacaggccGCTATGATTTATCAACAAACTACTATGATAGGAAGTCAGGGCCCCGAGGCCGTTGTTGCCACTATGGGCGGGCCTTCATCCTTCGGACCGAATCGTGCTTCTTCTTCAGCCGCagagagagagaggaaagggCATCGTGGTCGATGATTACAAGTCTGAATTCGATCTTGATCCTGATGATGTTAGAATGTTTGAGGAGGGCCTTACCCGCACGGTGGTAACGGCGGGAGGTCCGTCCTGTATACTTGAGATTCCATTGGAGATTAACCTCCTGGGGGACACGGAGGACTTGGTATAGCATTTTGACCTTTTATGCTCTGCCGCAGAGTGTGAGGCTCTTCGGGACGTCCGTGGCGTTGATTTGATGCATGAAGTGGCCTCTATGGGCTTGAGGGTAagtttcttctctttcttttttgtgTTCCTTTTGTTTTTGGAGACCTTGACCTTTACCGTCTCTTTTCGTCTTTTTTGGGATTTTAAACGTACATGGCGGAGATTGAAAGTGCTCACAGGGCCGACACTTGGGCCAAAATTTTTCTGATGATGTTGGAGAAGTATTGACGTTATCGCAAAAaaagtgtcgtgagatgcacgaGCGGCTCAAGGCGAACGCTGGTAATCAATCTCTCGGCAGGGAACAGGAGAAGAGGGATCAGGAGTTGATGCAGGCTATTCGCAGGAATAGTGAGCTCGAGGAGCTACTTCATGTAAAGGATAAAGAACTTGAGTTGGGAAAAGGGTCACCGCAGAGTGTGAGCATCTTCAGGCGAAGGTGTTGTCGTTGCAATCCGAGTTGGATCAGAATACCATCAGAGTTGAGGCTTTGAGTGCAGAGTGTATGGGGAAATTAGCTGAGCTAGAGAGGAAGGTCTCCGAGTTGGAGAGTGCCGAGAGTGCTTGGGCGTCGGCTTCAGCGAGGGCTGCAGCGTTGGAGGACACTATCCGCGTCCTTCAGTTCTAGCAGGAGTCTGAGAGGGCGATGGCTATGCTCAGGGATGCGAGGGTCGAAGAGCGCATTGGCAAAATTTGGCTAAGCAattcccacagacggcgccaaattatttgagTAAAAAGTTTAAGACCTTTTTACTAACTTCAATTTTTGATAATAAagaaggtaaatcttagccaagcATAATTAACTTCGGATCCAAATATTCATTGCGGGAAATAATGAAAGGTGAGAATGTCTTTGATTTATTGATATCGTAATGTTATATCAAACATTAGAATTGGTCTTATATCAGAAGCAAGAGAGAATTGAAAGTGAGAGAGCAGAGAGGAAAAGTGCAGCCACTGTTTCTTCCTTAGAGAGTCCCCCCCTTTGTTAGTGAACACCCATCTATATAGTTCCTAGAACATCTATTCAGTGGTCTTTGACCAACATGTTTTCCTACGATCGTCCTTTTTTGTCATTACTCGAATACAATGTTGACTTGACATACGCTATCAATGATTTGACCCTGAGGTCGGTCGCAGGGTTCTTTGCTATTTCTCTACCTAGGTGAGATCCCAGCTTGGTCTACCActatggtcagattttgacctatacaacaCCCATTAATGAAATACCAAATGCTAGATAAAAATAATTAGTGTGAttaaactacccttaattaaacGTTACAACATAATTTAATGTGAGAAGTAAAagactttttagggatacgtatataagggtaattttggaaaaataaattgaatattttcttgattatataaatggacatttattttggaccaaaataaaaagacaaattAGTCACTTATTGTGGATCGGAAGGAGTAGTGTTTGATTTAATAGGGCATTGATCGGGTCAATGAATGGAGTTACTACCTGTTATAATTATAGCCATGCCCGTGCACTTGCTAACCATGTTAAACTTGGAAGATAAATTACAAAGTTGACCTTCCATCCTTCTCAAGAATCCACAATGTCTTCCATGTTTCGGTTCTTCGTAAGTGTATTGGTCAACCTTCACAAGAGGTCACTCCATTGTACTGTTGGATTAGTTAGTGTTTGATAGAGTATTTGAGAACATGAGTGTTTTGTCCCttatttgaaaaataaagaaaaaaagaagttttgaaaagcacttctttGTCTTACATGATATTTTCAGTCacctattattttattaattaattaaaaatattttttattaatttcacAAAACGTTTTTAacagttttttttaattttgaaattcaAAATAGGTGACTATTGGTTTTAAAAAAGGTGTCAGTTGTAAAGGAATGAATTTGTTAGTTCCAATAGACTCCTAGAGGTATTATAAATACCTGTATCTAAAATAAAATACATCATCAGATTTCCATCTCTTTCTTtctaaaactcataaatattctgTTATGAAAAATTCGAATTAATTGTTGAAACTCAAATTTCAGTGGCTTTGTAAAATTCTGGAGAAATTATGCTATTATCGCTGCAGCAACAAAGTGGGAAacttaaattccttaaggacagcGATTCCACTATCAAAGCGAGATCATTCATCCCATTATTTTCTTTCCTAACAATTTGTTGGATCACTCTTCTTCCCAGCTCCTGCACCCTCATAGCATATTACATCACTGCGTTATCTCTAAAGGGGGGCATCAAGTTTACTGGTGGAGTGCACATTTCACTGCTCTATCCTCTTCTACTAATATAGGTATCATCAAACTTCACTCATTAAAACTTTAGAATTGAATAAATGACTTAATTCTTGTCTCATTTCAATTTTATCGACTCCTAAACCTTAGCCTCCTTCAATTAGATTCATTCAAGGCCCATGATTTTCTTGGTTTGTCAAGTAATTTGTGTTTGGTTCGCAATAAGAGAATATAGAGTGAAtggagaaaaaaaaaacgaataGCAATTAATTTCTCATACGTAGAGGATGGATAATTAATTTGTAGTTATTTGGTACTATAAAAGAAAAGGAGATATGAGCCACTACTTTTAATTGTAGTTATTCTTGCTTAAATTTTGAGGTGATAAAACTAAATCACGGGATAAAAGCAAAATCTATTACAGTAAGTTGATTTTAAAGTGTTTGTTCAATTTATGAGTAAGCAACTCTTCTCCTAAATAATGAGTACTTAGGTTTACTTCTTAAAAGGGAAGTTGTAAGAGAGCTGAAACTCATAAACAATCTTTTGACTAGTAAAATTAGGATGGAACGTACTCTTTATGATATTTTCctaaattataagaaacaaaatacaaaaattagaAAAGAGTTGATAATATATTGAGACACCTACCTTATTTGAGTTTGACGTGATCTAGGATACTAGTACTACACGTCAGAACCTAATGCAACTAGGAAACGAACGACTCTGAAACATCTATAAATATAGGAATTGGACTCTAGAAAAAAATCCAATATGCACGACCAAAAGTTGAGCAAAACTACTCTAAACATCTtcagaaaaaaaaatatacagaCATGAAGTATACATTTGAAGAAATTGATGTTAGCAATGAGGGGAGAAATTGCTTAGCTCGTTTTTGCTAAGCATTCCCTTCCGGAGCAAACGGTCTATTGGAACCGCATCTCTACCTGCATTAgctaggggtaaggtctgtgtataaACTATCCTCCCTAGATACCACCTGTTGGGatagtttgttgttgttgttgttgttatatattAGAAAATTGGAAAAGCAAAAAGGAAACTTCTTCCTTTTTCGCTAATCACATTTACTAAGCAATCACTTTTCAATTGAAATGAATATTTCATATCATTTTCTGCTATTCTGCTTGTTCTTATGTGTATCACGTACCCAACCTCTTCTAATAAGTCACAGCTCCAAAATGCACGTTTGAAAGCATATATCAAAACATAGTAAAACAAAAACCATTATTTTTGAAGAAATTTCATAAGGAACACAATCAAAATGAGTTTTATTATAGAATTAACTATTATAAGGATCTCGAACAACGATGTGAGTCAGACTTAGCAACCAAGGGGAAAATACAGTAAGAAATTCGGGAGCATTATAACTGTATATCTCACAAATCTTCTTCACtaactaggggtgtcaatggatatttaaaaaccgATCGAATCGTATCGTACCGAActaatttttaggtttcttttaagaAAACTACagatttttatataaatctataactgtACCAATAATTAGGGTAAGTTTTAAATTCTATGAAAATAGACGAAAAAAATACCAAACCGTATTGAATAAATTTATATGTGAAAAAAgtatattatatattaattaaaaataatgaAACATTAAATTTTTCCTTGGGCCTTGGAATTAGGAAAACGGTTACAATCCAACAAgtaattaaaactaaaaatcctaattctTATACCTAATATTCTACTTctattgaaactaaattatttccaacatattcactagcaagacacaaGGTATTCTAGCAATTATGGGAAGCAAACTAAAATgcattgaatatgtttcctttcgtatgatttagatttatcttttgaATATTAATCTTCTATATACTTTAATATTGAGTCCTAACTTGGTTAATATCTGtccactcgtgtgatttatattttctttatctttgcttgatttctttcttttatgCTGCCGTAGAATAGTTGATGGTTCTATACTCTCGCcatatttcatttttttaattcatcacccttcAAAGTTCTAGTAAAACAGAATTAAAAGCAAATTCTCATCCACCTCAACCTAGTTTAACACTGCCAACAAAACAGAATTAAAATCAAAGTATCATAAGCAAACTTCTTTACAAACACAAAATTAAACACCACAACTATACACCCCAAGCTTACTTCAACTCAATCTTAATTCACTCATTTTCACCATCAACAACACTAGTGGCATCTTCATAGCAGATCATGAAATAGTGCTTGTCctctctctcttttcctttccttgtACATCaactttccctttttcttttcaaggTTCTGGGCACTTTTGATCTTTTTGTTGAGTGTCTCCCTGCAGTGAGATGAATCAGGAGGCAGCTCGTGGTTCTGATTAGTGACTGCATATTTATTTTTGTTCACTATCTTTGGGTAATTGACTTTTCAATGTTTAAAAGGAACGACTTAGAACAGAGACTTAAGGTATGTATGGTGCCTACAATTATCTCCTATGTTGTATGTGCATGATAAGTCCATCAGCCATTTTGCTTCTTGGTGTTTAGGTTTGAATGTCGTTAGAATTTCCATGTGGCATTATTTCAAAGCCTCTCTTTATAATTTTGCCCAAAATCATGTGTCATCTCAACATTTCAGAGTGGCATGGCTAATTTTAGAGGAGTACTTTACACTTGTCATGCAACTGACATATCCAAAAGCCTATAAATAGGCACTACATTTGGAATGAAAAGGCATCAAAAATACATCAGATATCATTGTGTCCCTTTTGTTTCATACTAGCTGGATTTTTTTTAGTTTAGATTTTGCTGTTCTAATAATATGGCAGTATTATTTTAAATTCTCCACTATAAACAATGTAGTATATGAACTGGACCGATAAGTTTTTTTCTTGATATGCaagaagaaaagtaaaagaagTGATCATAAGGCATCCTTTAATTGTACCTCTAGCACTCTCAGTAGTCAAACTACAATGCTAGTATTGCTTATTGTCGAAATTGAGAAACCACTGCACATATaaggcaaatggtaatttctcgtgccattgtgtGTGGTTGTCTACCGTTTTCCTTAGAATTTTTTTGATGTTCTCGTTGCGGCCTTCACGGCTCCATTCATTTAAGGTATGTGTgttgtggaattcttatgcttgatgttgaaggtttcacacatagctttcattaagTCGCTATTGAGGTTGGCGGTGATGATGGATTCTGGTACCCCGAATTGGCAAACAATACGATTCCTGACAAatttgcgatgactttcttggttacagccttgtaagatgcagcctcaacCCATTTTATGAAGCAGtctatggccactaaaatgaacttgTGCCCGTTCGAAGCGgtgggctcgatcggaccgatgatatccattccccaagcggcaaaaggccaaggtgcacttgttgcattgagttcattcGGTGGTACCCGTATTATATCTACATGtatttggcactgatgacacttttggACATACCTGATGTAAtacatttccatagtcatccaaaaatatcctgctCTCAATATCTTCTTGGCTAAAACGAAATCGTTCATGTGTGGTTCGCAAGTTCCGACATGTATCTCTTCAAGCAGTTTGGAAGCTTCCTTGGCGTCAATGCACCGTAATAATCCTAGGTTTGGAGTCCTTCTGTACGAAAttcctccactgtggaagaaatgattggaTAATCTTCAGAGTGTGCGTTTCTCATTATGGTTTGCATGCTCCGagtttctccttttgccaagtattccttgatatcatggaaccacagattcccatccgtttcttcttcaacatgagcgcaataagctggctgattatggattcttACTGGAATAGGGTCGATGGAGTTCTTatctgggtgttgtatcatggaagacaaAGTAGCCAGTGTGTCTGCGAACTTGTTCTGGATTCTCgaaacatgtttgaattctatttttgtgaacctcttcatcaACTCTTGCATGTGATACAGATATGGCAATATTTTGGTTTTCTTGGTAGCCCACTTTTCTAtaacctgatgtaccagaaggtctgaatcaccaattaccagcaaTTCCTGGATATTCATGTCAATAGACAAATTGATCTCTATGATGCAAGCTtcgtattctgccatattgttggtgcacggaaaCCTGAGCTTCGtggataccggataatgctgacctatCTCTGACACCAAAACAACCtcaatacccactcctttgaaatttacaGCCCTATCAAAGAATATTCTCCTCCTATAGGATTTTCTACAagatgatctgctaatgcctaTCTCTTGACTGCCTTCTGAGTCATATAGACAATATCTAAttcactcaacagtatctgccattttgctagtttccctgtaggcatgggtttctagAAAATGTATTttagaggatccatccttgatatgagatatgtagtgtagacacataagtagtgtctcaatttctgagctatccaTGTCAGGGCACAGTAGGTGCATTCCAACAAGGAATACAGTGCTTCATacagtgtgaacttcttactcagataGTATATGGCCTGCTCTTTTCTCCCCGTCTTATTGTGTTGTCCCaggacacaaccgaaagctctATCTAGTACAGACAGATAGAGCAGCAGAGGTCTACCAGGTTccggcgggaccaagactggtggtgtggataggtattccttgattttttcGAAAGCTTTTTGACATTCTTCAGTCCAACTAgttgcaacatctttcttcagcattttgaaaATTGGCTTACAGATCATGGTCGATTGTGCTATGAAATGGATGATGTAATTGATACGCCCCCAAAAGCTCATCATATCTTTCTTGATCTTCGgaggtggcaaatcttggatagctttgacctttgaagggtctaattcaatccctcgacgactgacaatgaaaCCTAGCAATTTTCCAGCAGGGACGCCAaaggcacactttgcaggattcagtttcagattgtaccttcgAAGCCGATTAAATAATTTCCTTAAGTGTTCTATATGATATGTGCttcttttggatttgatgatgacgtcatccacgtacacctcaatttctttgtgaatcatgtcatggaaaatagtcgTCATGGCTCTTATATAAGTGGCTCAAGCATTCTTCAGGCCAAACGACATTATTttataacaatacatcccccacagAGTGATAAAGGCTATTTTCTCGGCTCCAGATCTGATGGTATCccgcgaagcaatccacaaaggattggagttcatgtttggcACATTTGTCGATCAATATGTGTATATTCGGTAACAggaaatcatctttgggacttgctttgtttaaatccagatagttaacacatactctgaccttcccatccttcttcagaACTGGCACGATGTTAGCCAACCAAGTAGGGTATTCGACCACTCTGAGAACCTTAGTTTTGATTTTCTTggtaacttcctctttgattttcagactcatatcaggcttgaactttatGAGTTTTTGCTTTACAGGCGGACACATCGGATAAGTAGGTAGTTTatgagccactatagatgtgctcaaaccagtcatatcatcataaaaccatgcaaagatatcttcGTACTCCTTCAGAAAACGGGTGTACTCTTCTTTCTCTGACGGTGAcaggtgaatgcttatgcgagtttcTTTGACTGTTTCAGGATCCCCCAAATTGACTATCTCAGTTTTGTCCAAATTagacttaggcttgttctcaaaattttccacttctcttacaatttcctcaagtattatatcttcttcctctgaatcactatccttatgttgtgttgtcccattacatgtcacagttgtCGGTTCACcaggataagtaataataatactGTAGAAAGAAAATGTAAAGGATAATAATAAAAActaaaatagcaatgcattaaataaatcttgaaaacattaaaacaagtacggctcgGTGACTtgagcaattatttcaaaacaaaatacgtcTAAATCAAAATACTGAAAACGTCTTAAATGCTAAAAATTGCTTTTAAAAAATATATCATGCTAATTGCCAGGCTACCTAGGAACTCGATGGTCCTAGAACGGTGCAGCagtccagttcttgagaacaGCTACCTTTCCCACGGTCTGAATCATAagttcttcttcctcctcctcctcaactattgcattgcagtccatgtcttcatcgtCCTGAAATAGATTCCTCAGGCAAGCTAAAGTttcatcttcttcagatcccCATATCACGTCAGTCTGTTGAAATGTCTGGTGCAGATGTTGTATTGGCCGTTCAAGtgggtaataaggaccacgccatggtggcgaccaattctGATACTCGTGCCAGGTGTATTCATACCCCAGCCCAAAAGTTGTGCCATGACGCTTTAGCTGTATCAGTTTGGTGATCCCTTGGAGATTCTTGTCGAGACCCTTGTCGGGTTCGTACCCTGTCCTTAACAATATGCTTTCGATCTTAttgctccaccatttgtctttctcaattaCATTGATGCACTCGCTGCGATGGTACGTCTCTCCACCCAATTTCCTTCTATTCTCGACAACCGGAACAATTTGATTGGTGTAAATAGGGTTACTTCCATCCCCGTGGATGATTACTTcatgatgattccattcaaattttacagcCTGGTGTAGAGTGGAGGCTACGGCCCCAGaagcatgtatccatggtcgacccaaaagcatgttataTGTGGCGGATATGTCCaatacttgaaattcaacatcaaaccaagtctgACCCTTCTGCAAAAATAGattgatttccccaatcgtggccttTTGAGTCCCATGCAAACCCCTTTCCCCAAGTCCTGCTCGTATCTCATGCAAACCTTTACCCAACCTCTTTAAAGTAGTCAACGAACAAATGTTGAgacttgaacccccatctattaggactctggcaatgaatttgtcctcaaattATACCATGATATATAGTGTCCTGTTGTGACTCAATCCTTCGGGAGGCAGTTTGTCTTCGTGAAtagtgatcttgtggctttccaatacttgccctaccatattagccttttttccactagtgatattattgggtacataagcttcattcaacacttTCATCAATGTATTCTTatgcgcctcagaattttgtagtaGTGATAGAATGGATATCTGAACcggggttttgttcagatgatTAACCACACAATACTCTCTTGTTTGaacctttctccaaagatcatttgGGCCAGTTTCAATGAGAGGTGGCTTGGAAGCGGCTTCTTTGCTTGTTCCTCCTAAATGCTCGGGTGTATAAACCCTACCAGTTCTGGTCATGCCTTGTGCTGCACCTGTTTCCTCCATTTCCCCCtttcctttccttctcgcctctgTAGCATAGTCTTATGGTATAACATTGGAATTAAAGAAGGATGTAGGTGCTACCATCACATTGAAGGGTGTGGTCACTTCCACCTCAAACGAAGTTGGCGTGGCTGAGGGCGTTGTTACTTCAACCTCGAACGGAGTTAGTGCGGTTACTTCAACCTCATTGGTGGTTGAATCTGCACCACAATAGGTGTGAGAATGAATGGAGATATTTTAGGTTCATCACCTTCACGAATGAGCCCGATCGATCCTTCCGGATCCTattcttcatcagtttctatcacGTTTACCCCTTTGCCTCTGTGATCCGGGAGAGGGTTGTTGTGGACACTTGGTGTGGTCTCTTTGGCTTGTATAACCTTGGTGTCAATCAacatctggatcttatccttcaaaatGCGACATTTATCAATAGTATGACCTTTCATGCCCGAGTGGTAGGCATATTacttgtttggattgacccattgagaggAATTTTCCATGGTAACAATAGGAATgggagtgacataaccagcagccttCAGTATTTCATACTACtgatcgatgggttcagcaataggagTGTATTGTCTAGGTGGTCTATGGTCGAAATTTGGTCTGGGTTTTTGGTAGTTTTGGAGAGCTGGTAGTGGTGAGTGGTAATATACAGGTTGGGTGTTATAGGTATGGTAAGTGGCGGCAGGTTGTTGGTAGCTGGAAGgtgaaggctgatatgtgggtggtggtatTTGGTATGTGAGGGGAGACTTTGGATGTTGGGCTACCATTACTGCACCAACTTCTTTCTTTTTAGAGATAGCTCTCGACTGTAAGGCTTTGTTTGTagcctgtagtgcctcaaaatttgtcaccattcCACTTTTAGTTACTTCCTCTATTCTTTCTcccagtttgatgatatcagagaacttatggttttcaatgaccatcaacctctcatagtATTGTGGATCTTGAGCTCTGAGATGaacttattcatctgttcttcttcCAGCGCTGGCCTTACCTTTGCAGCTTCCGACTTCCATCGAGTAGCATATTTGCTAAAAGTTTTTGTTGGCTTCTTCTTAAGATTATGAATGTTCTGGTGCATTTTTTATATTGAACCTCGACCGATCCATAAAATCTGAGGTCATGCTTACCCAGTTAACCCATTTCTTCGGGTTT
Proteins encoded in this window:
- the LOC138877086 gene encoding uncharacterized protein, with protein sequence MTTIFHDMIHKEIEVYVDDVIIKSKRSTYHIEHLRKLFNRLRRYNLKLNPAKCAFGVPAGKLLGFIVSRRGIELDPSKVKAIQDLPPPKIKKDMMSFWGRINYIIHFIAQSTMICKPIFKMLKKDVATSWTEECQKAFEKIKEYLSTPPVLVPPEPGRPLLLYLSVLDRAFGCVLGQHNKTGRKEQAIYYLKGSQEIGISRSSCRKSYRRRIFFDRAVNFKGVGIEVVLVSEIGQHYPVSTKLRFPCTNNMAEYEACIIEINLSIDMNIQELLVIGDSDLLVHQVIEKWATKKTKILPYLYHMQELMKRFTKIEFKHVSRIQNKFADTLATLSSMIQHPDKNSIDPIPVRIHNQPAYCAHVEEETDGNLWFHDIKEYLAKGETRSMQTIMRNAHSEDYPIISSTVEEFRTEGLQT
- the LOC138877088 gene encoding uncharacterized protein, translated to MEETGAAQGMTRTGRVYTPEHLGGTSKEAASKPPLIETGPNDLWRKVQTREYCVVNHLNKTPVQISILSLLQNSEAHKNTLMKVLNEAYVPNNITSGKKANMVGVLIDGGSSLNICSLTTLKRLGKGLHEIRAGLGERGLHGTQKATIGEINLFLQKGQTWFDVEFQVLDISATYNMLLGRPWIHASGAVASTLHQAVKFEWNHHEVIIHGDGSNPIYTNQIVPVVENRRKLGGETYHRSECINVIEKDKWWSNKIESILLRTGYEPDKGLDKNLQGITKLIQLKRHGTTFGLGYEYTWHEYQNWSPPWRGPYYPLERPIQHLHQTFQQTDVIWGSEEDETLACLRNLFQDDEDMDCNAIVEEEEEEELMIQTVGKVAVLKNWTAAPIIITYPGEPTTVTCNGTTQHKDSDSEEEDIILEEIVREVENFENKPKSNLDKTEIVNLGDPETVKETRISIHLSPSEKEEYTRFLKEYEDIFAWFYDDMTGLSTSIVAHKLPTYPMCPPVKQKLIKFKPDMSLKIKEEVTKKIKTKVLRVVEYPTWLANIVPVLKKDGKVRVCVNYLDLNKASPKDDFLLPNIHILIDKCAKHELQSFVDCFAGYHQIWSRENSLYHSVGDVLL